The Acidobacteriota bacterium genome includes the window ACACGCCGTCATCGTCGCGATCCACCGTCAGGCCGACCGCGTACTTGCTGTTGGTGTCCATCACCGCCCAGACGTAGCTGTCCCCGGTCGCCGTGGTCGCGTTGCCGTAGTGACCGAGCACGCCATCCGGCTCCATGCGGGGCATGAACCGGATGTCGGCGCGTCCCTGCGCACGAATCGCGCGCACCGCGCGAATCCAACGGCCGCCGTTCTCGCCGTCGACGAAACGCATGATCCGTGCGTCGGCCAGCCCGGTGGCACGAGCCCTCGCACGAGCCCTGACAGGGTCGGTCACCTGCTGCCGCAGGAACAGATCGCGGACGAAGTCACGTTGCAGCATCCTCGGGTCGACGTCCATGCGATAGGTTGTCCGAACGTCCGCCCGGGCACCTGACGGGTCCAGGGCCGACGCTTCCAGCAAGAGCGTACCGTCCAACAGGGCGAACCCCTCCTGCAGTTCCTCGCCGGCCAGCAGCCCATCGGGATCGAGCGCTGTCTGAGCCACCACCGCGAGCGAGGACAGCCCGAGGTTTGTGATCGTGAAACCGGTGTTCGGGAAACCGATGGCTTCGTAGTTGAACGCCGAATCCGTGCCGGGTTCCAGGTTCACCTGGATGACGAGTTCGATGAGGTCGAATGCGAGAGACAAGACCGGCAGCAACAGCAATGTCGCAAACAAGACGAGCACGAGAGGCAGACGACGGTTAGCTGGTTTTCTCAATGTTTTTCCCCCTGAGTTCGGACGCAGTATAGCGTTGCCATTGAGGGCTCAATCCTTGGCCCCTGTGGGTTAAAGACCGATCGGCGTCCGAAAGTTACAGATCAGGAGAGATTTCCGGCGGAAGCCGGCGTGCTGGGCGGAACCGAGAAGAGTCTCAGTTGCTGGAGTTTTGCGGCGAGATTTCAGGTGGGCGGGTAGGCGGAACAAGCGCCCTTTTTCGAAACTCACGGAGTAGGACGCGTGTTCAGGGTCCGATAATATGCCCTTACGTCAACTCCGAGACTTCGCCATGAGGCTGAATTGGGCCCGGAGGCCGGGCAGACAAGCGCGCCGCTCGGCCGGCGGACACAACTCCCCGAGCGCGTTCCGGGAAACGTCTCAGAACGCCTCTGCAAGACGTTTTACGAGACGCCGGCAGACATTCACACGGTTGGTATGAATGCGAGCGACACGGAGTCAGCGAAGATTCTCGTCTTTTTCGTGAAACAGCAGGGCGAGCCTGTTTCGATACCGGTTCCCTGATGATTAGATGAAAACCATCGGCTTAATCGGCGGCATGAGCTGGGAGTCGACGGCACGCTATTACTCAGAACTCAACGAAGGCATCAAAGAACGGCTTGGCGGTCTGCATTCCGCAAGAATTGTGCTGTTTAGCGTGGAGTTCGCAGAAATTGAGCAGCTTCAGCATTCCGATCAGTGGGACGCGGCCGCTGAGATTCTCTGCGGTGCTGCTCAGTCGGTTCAGGCGGGCGGTGCAGACTTTCTGATTCTCTGCACGAACACGATGCATTGCGTTGCGGAGCAAATTGCCGATGCGGTCCGCATTCCGTTCCTGCACATTGCCGATGCGACGGCGCAGCAACTTGTCGCGGATGGAATTCAGTCAGTGGGGCTGCTTGGTACGGCGTTCACAATGGAGCAGGATTTCTACAGCGGACGTATCAGGCGCGAGCACGGCATCGACGTTTTAGTTCCGGATGAGCGTGATCGGCAGCTCGTGCATCGGACCATCTACGAAGAACTTTGCGTTGGCAGAATCTCGGCAGATTCCCGAGCGGAATTTCTGCGCATTATTGCTGAGCTCAATGAGCGAGGAGCTCAGGGCATCATTCTTGGCTGCACGGAAAT containing:
- a CDS encoding aspartate/glutamate racemase family protein; its protein translation is MKTIGLIGGMSWESTARYYSELNEGIKERLGGLHSARIVLFSVEFAEIEQLQHSDQWDAAAEILCGAAQSVQAGGADFLILCTNTMHCVAEQIADAVRIPFLHIADATAQQLVADGIQSVGLLGTAFTMEQDFYSGRIRREHGIDVLVPDERDRQLVHRTIYEELCVGRISADSRAEFLRIIAELNERGAQGIILGCTEIGLLVSQNHTSVPLYDTASIHAQKAVEFSLAP
- a CDS encoding thrombospondin type 3 repeat-containing protein, whose amino-acid sequence is MRKPANRRLPLVLVLFATLLLLPVLSLAFDLIELVIQVNLEPGTDSAFNYEAIGFPNTGFTITNLGLSSLAVVAQTALDPDGLLAGEELQEGFALLDGTLLLEASALDPSGARADVRTTYRMDVDPRMLQRDFVRDLFLRQQVTDPVRARARARATGLADARIMRFVDGENGGRWIRAVRAIRAQGRADIRFMPRMEPDGVLGHYGNATTATGDSYVWAVMDTNSKYAVGLTVDRDDDGVSNSDDNCRDTENANQNDFDNDLAGDACDDDDDNDMILDGADNCPLAANPEQDDLDGDGIGDPCDQDVDGDDVNDGLDLCLETYFGDTVDSDGCSIADICPCENDWKNHGAYVRCVARRSGSFVDAGLIASEEKDAIVSAAGQSGCGF